The DNA region GCAGGACCTTCCTCCTTTAGAGCGCACACTCAATGCTGTGATCCGGCGCTTTGGCAAATACTTTAAGCATATTCACTGGATTAATTTTGGCGGCGGTCACCACATTTCGCGCGAGGATTATCAGGTCGACGATTTGATTGCCATGCTGAAAAACTTCCAGGCCAATTATGACCTGCAGGTATATCTGGAACCCGGTGAAGCGGTAGCCATTCGCAGCGGAGTCCTTGTTGCTGAAGTAGTGGATATTACCTGGAATACTGTGGCCCAGGCCATTCTCGATACCTCTGCAACCTGCCATATGCCTGATGTATTGGAAATGCCCTATCGGGCCGATATCCTCGGCGCAGCCATGCCCAATGAACTTGCTCATACCTACCGCCTCGGCGGCATGACTTGCCTGGCCGGCGACATCATTGGTGACTATTCGTTTGCCCAACCCTTGCAGGTTGGACAGCGGTTAGTCTTCGATGATATGGCCCATTACACCATGGTAAAAACAACAACCTTTAATGGTATTAACTTGCCCTCTATTGCTGTTTGGGATTCGCGTACCGATGAGCTGGAGGTCATCCGCCAGTTTGGCTACGAGGATTTTAAAACGCGCCTTTCCTGATGGAGCTGATCGCTGCCGCAGGGGTATGTCAAATCCTGCGCAGCGATAAACTGGCCTCCATTAAATCAATTTCACGTACCAGTTTCCGATGTGCTTCATCATCCAGGCTTCCGGACAAACGCAACCTGTACAATTCATCTCGCTCGGCGCGCAAGGCTTCAATGTGTAATTGATATTCCAGCAGGGCGACTTGGCGATATTTTTCCCTGGTGTTTTCATCGGGATCACCGTGTTGGAGGCGGCGGCGATAGATGTCGAGCAAATGACTGACGGCTGCTGCGCGTATTGCCTGCTGGTTATGATCATCACCACTAACGGCCGATAAGGTTTCGAGGCGGCGAATGGCCGCGTTGGTGATTTCCAGGCGTGCGCTTTCTATATGGCTGGTTTGATGTTCGCAGGTGTCGGGTGGCAAATGGCGGGTTAACATGGGTAAGGCAATCGAAGCAATGAGTAGCGAGAGCATGATGACACCCATAGCAATGGAGATTGCCAGATCCCTGGCAGGAAATGCGCTGCCGTCCAGCAATAACAAAGGCAAGGTGAGTATACCGGCGAGGGTAATCGCGCCGCGCACGCCTGCGGCTGCCATAATAAGCAGGTAAAGGTTTTCCAATTCTGCCGTTGGTGAGAAGTTGGAAGAAAAGTGTGTGGTGCGCACAGAGATCCACACCCATAGATAGCGGAGGACTCCCAAGCCCAAGGTAATGACCAGGATATACAGGGGAAGGTACCCGGTATGGGTTATGCCGTTGCGCTGAACAATATCGGGCAGGGAAGCCAGCATTCCCGGTAATTGTTCGCCCAGCAAAATAAAAATAATGCCATTGAGGGCAGTTTGTACCGTATCCCATACCGACGTGCGCTGCATGCGCGTTGTTGCCAGGACCGGGCCGGATAACTCATGGTAGTGCATGGCAATACCGGCCACTACCGCCGCCAAAATACCGGAAAGGCCAAAATGTTCCGCCGTGAGATAAGCTGCGAAGGGAATTAACAAACTGATCAAAATCTGAATCGCCGGTTCCTCACCGGTACGCTGTATCAGGCGGCGATTGAGCAAGCCGATAATCCAGACTATCGCCATCCCGGTGCAGATTCCACCGCCGGCAACAATAAAAAATTCAAGTACTGCATCGCCTGCTGCAAAGCTACCCGTCATCATCGCGGTGACAGCGAAACTAAAACACACCAGTCCACTGGCATCGTTTAACAGGGATTCTCCTTCAAGGATATGCATTAATCGTGTGTGGATAGGGGAGTTGGCGGCAATAGCACTGACGGCGACCGGGTCAGTTGGTGAGAGAATGGCCGCCAGAGCAAAGGCAACAGCCAGGGGGATGGCAGGGATCAGCCAGTGAATAAAATACCCCAGGCCGATAACAGTAAACACAACCAGGCCAGTGGCCAGGGAAATAATGGTTTTCCAATCGCGAAAAAAAGCGCCCTTGGGAATGCGCCAGCCATCCAAAAATAACAAGGGTGGAATAAACAACAATAAGAACAGGTGTGAATCAAACCTGACTTGAAAACCCAGCCAGGAGAGCCCGGCACCCAGCGCAATTTGCAACAGAGGCAAGGGAATTTTTAGCGGCAGCAGACGTACCATAAAGGTACTCATGACCACGGCAAACAACAGCACAAGCACAATAGTGACGGTATGCATAATCGCCTATCAGGTAATTACTATGACTATTTATATAGTATAGGTTTTTTATAACGTTAAACTGCCTTTGTAAAAGATAAACCATAAAAATAATATATTTTTTGATGCCGATTGCATCACAAAATTTTCTTCTTGTTTAAAGCATGAAATTGCATACGTATGCAGTTCGTGGACTTTGGCGACAGTTGAAATTACAGTCAAATTCATAACCCACAGGAAATGATTGTCACCGGATGCAATCATTCACGGATACGATCACTGACTGTTATGGAAACCAAACTTTTTCGCTCCCAGGCTGTTGAGCATCACAAAAACCGCTTACATGGCGACGCTATTGTAACGCCTCGCATTTCACATTCCCTCATTGTCCTTTTTCTGCTCGTTTGGGTAGCGGTTGTATTTCTGTGGCTGATTTCCAATTCTTACGCTCGTAAAGAAACTGTTGTCGGTTGGCTTGAGCCATCAGCAGGCGTTATTCGTGTATACCCGGAGGACACAGGTACTATCAAAAAGGTACTTGTTTCAGAAGGAGATTTTGTTGAAAAAAACCAGCCGCTGCTGATTATAAATGGAGACAGGATTCTAACCGATGGCGGCAATATGGAGGAAAATTTGCTGAATGAGTATGACGTTCAAAAAAGCCTGGTTAATGAGCAGTTGGCAAGGAGCAACACAATCTATAAAAGTCAGGCAAAAATCATAAATGAAAAGATTCACGCGGCAGAAAGTGAATTGCTCATGTTAAAAGAGCAAATGACAATGTTGTCTCGAAAGCATGCATTGATCTCTAATCAGGTTGAGCGCATGAGTGTTCTGAAAAAAGACGGACATATTTCAGGATATGATTATGAAAGTGTGTTATCACAGGAGTTGGCCGTTCGTATTGATATTCATAATCTTACGATAAGCAAAATATCCAAGGAAAACCTTATAGAGCAAATGCAAAGTGAAAGTAATTTTTTACTCTACGAAAATCAAAACAGGATAGATCAATTAAAAGAGAAATTAAGTGATATAACCCAGAAAATTGCGCAATTAAACGGCAGGAAATCTTACGTTATAAAGTCCCCAAGGGCAGGGGTTATTAATAATTTGCAGGCCATAGAAGGGCAAAAGGCGGTGTCCGGTTCAGCTATTCCTTTGCTGACGCTGATCCCTGAAGAGGCCAAACTAATTGCACATTTATTAGTACCTGTACGTGCCATTGGCTTTGTTGAACCGGGCCAGAATTTGGAAATAGCCTACGATGCCTTCCCCTATCAGCGATTTGGTCTTTATCGTGGCGTAATAGACAGTGTTTCCTCCACGTTGATGCTTCCCAACGAAGTGTTGAACGTTCCTTACGGGCTGTCTGAACCTGTTTATAAAGTAACAGCTCATATCCAAAAGCAGGACATTAGCGCATACGGTAAGTCCTTATCGTTGAAATCCGGCATGACCCTGAACGCAAAAATATCGACCGGTGAGCGCTCTCTTATACATTGGTTGTTTGATCCAATATACAGTTTAAAAGGAAAAATGTAGTGGATTCTGTTGCTAATCAAACACAGTCTTATTCGGATAGGCTTGTAAAGTTCAGCTCGTCAAGCAAGTTGCCTGTAATCCTGCAGACCGAGACTGCCGAGTGTGGCCTTGCATGCCTGGGAATGATAGCCGGATATTACGGATTGGTAACCGATATCGTTTCTTTAAGGAAAAAATTTTCAATATCCAGTAAGGGAACTGGGTTAAAAACGCTTATGCAGTTGGCATCGCTAATGAACCTGTCATCAAGGGCGTTGCGTATAGACGAGGATGAATTAAACAAAATACAACTGCCCTGTATTGCCCATTGGAATATGGATCATTTCATTGTTATTAAATCTATAGGTAGGAAAAGTGTTGTTATTGTCGATCCCAACTCAGGGGAACTTGAGGTAAGCAAAAAGGATTTCCTGAAAAAGTTTACTGGGGTTGTGTTGGAACTGACGCCAACATCGGAATTTAAGAAAAAAGAGGAAAAAATAAAATTAAGCCTGGGTGCATTTTGGAGCAATATTGTCGGGCTAAAACGCGGCTTAACCAATATATTGATTTTGTCATTAATCTTGCAACTGTTTGCATTAGTAGCCCCCTTCCAAATGCAGTTGGTTGTCGACGATGTACTATTAAATAGGGATGTAAGCCTGCTTGCTGTAATAACACTGGGTTTTCTGTTCTTATTGTTAATTCAAATATCGACAAAAATAATAAGAAAGTTTTTGATGTTTGAGCTCTCCACAAGGTTGACCATGCAAATGTCATCTAACCTGTTCAGGCATTTGATCCGGTTGCCTGTCGATTATTTCAACAGGCGGCATATGGGTGACATAATCTCCAGGTTCGGCTCTGTGGGTAATGTCCGCGATGTAATTACCAATGGGTTAATTGCCGCCATTATAGATGGCCTGATGGCAATTCTGGCACTGATTTTAATGTTTTATTACAGTGTATTGCTGGGTTTTATTGTGGTGGCCGTAGTTATTTTATATGCCTTGATAAGGTATTTTTTCTACTCCCCCTTCAAGCGGATCAATGAAGAAAGTATCGTTGTTGCTGCAAAGGAAAGTTCACACTTTATTGAATCGGTAAGGGCTATTCAAACCATCAAAATATTCCAGAAGGAAACTGATCGTGAAAGCCAGTGGAAAAATAAAATGGCCGATGTTATCAATAAGGACATTAAAATATTTAAATGGACTATTGGTTACGATACCGCCAATGATATTTTGTTTGGAATAGAAAATTTAATAGTTATTTATTTGGCGGCAACACTGGTGCTGGATAATAAAATATCGCTGGGAATGCTATATGCCTTTATGAGCTACAAAGGGCACTTTATTGCCTCAACCATAGGCCTGGTTGATCAATATATCAATTATAAAATGCTGGATATTCATCTGAGCCGGCTGGCTGATATTGTTTATTCAGAACCTGAAAATATTAATTCACACCTGACTAAAGAACTTGTGGGTTCAGTGAGCGTAGTGGATGAAAATAATGTACATGTAAACTCCAATAATATTATCGATGGAAAAATAGAGGTCAAAAACCTGTCGTTTAAATACAGTGAACACGAACCCTATATTTTCCAAAATGTAAACTTCTGTATTCAACCGGGTGAAACGGTAGCCATAACCGGAGTCAGTGGTTGTGGCAAGACGACGCTAATAAAGTGCCTGATGGGCCTTATACAACCTACAGAAGGCGAAATTTATATCGATGACAAACCAATACGGGAATTATCCTCCTATAGGAGTCAGATAGCCGGTGTTATGCAGGATGACGCCTTACTGGCGGGTGATATATCCGACAACATCACTTGTTTTTCCTCCACCATAGACATGGATAACGTTATCAAATATGCCGCCATGGCATCAGTCCATAACGACATAACCAGAATGCCGATGCAATATAAAACCCTGGTTGGTGACATGGGGTCGAGCCTCAGCGGGGGGCAAAAGCAAAGAATCATATTGGCAAGGGCCCTGTATCGCGAACCGAAAATATTATTTTTGGACGAAGCCACCAGCCATCTGGATTCCGATAACGAGCATCACGTCAATCAAAATATAAAACGCCTGAGTATTACCCGGGTCTTTGTAGCCCACCGGGCAGAAACCATTTCCTTTGCCGATAGGGTGATAAACCTTGGTTAACGATAACCATGGGTTAAATCCTGGTGGAGCCGGATTTATCTCTTTAATAAAGGAGATAAATATCATGGAAGATGATGTGTCTATATAAGAGATTCATCGCCTGGATCATTATTGGTCTGTTCGTATGGAAGCGTTTTGTCTGCTTATCCTGTTGGATAGGTTTTATTTATGTAAATTAATGGAGTTATATTATGCGTGAATTAAGTCTTGCTGAAATTGAAGAAGTGCAGGGTGGTTGGGAAGTTACTGGAAAAATTAAAATTGACGCACCTAAAGTCACCATTACCAATACAAATAGCAGTTCAGGTACAACCTCAGCAACTATCGGCGGAGGAACTTATAGTGGCTCGGTAACTATTCGTGGTGGTACTTCTGGCTCATCTTCAAGTGGTTCGTCCTCCAGTGCGCCTTCAAGAACAGAGCCTTTTGATGATACTAAGAAATAGGATCTGGTTAAATTGAGTTATTGATTTAACTATCACAGGGATGTGGCTATTGCTGATTAATTTTTTTTGGGGATATATATGAAGTATAGTATATTTTTAATATTAATTTTTTGTTTACAAGTGTCTTCTATGGAAGTAAAAAAAGATATTTATTCCGTTGGGTATGAACTTTTCACTGTGCAGGGTTATCTGTATGAAAGAAAACTTAACTTGGTTTTTGATTCTGGTACAAATTATACTATTTTAAATAAAGGTTTGATTGATGAAGTAAAGTCATCCAATAAAAAAATTAAAAAAAGATTTAGCAAGTTTTTAGATCAAGATATTTTATATGCCAATAAAGTAGATTTTTATCTGGATAAAAATTATACGCACCCATCAAGAATAGTTTTTTTTGATGGGTTAACGAATATTCCTTTTGAAATAGATGGAATATTGGGATTTGAGTATTTGTATAACATTGGTTTCAAGGTGAATTTTCAAGACAGGATTTTAACGCTGAATCCCGAAGAGATTTATGGAAATAAAATTAAAATAAAAGTAGAAGATTATGATCCTCATATAGAAGTTATTATTAATAATTGCAAGTTTTCAATGGCGATAGACACTGGAGCTAGCAACAGTTCACTAAAAGAGGATGATTGGAATAGGTTAATGAAATGCGGTTCCACAGAACTCTATAAAGAAGATATTTATGCAAATAATTTATTGCAACATATGCATGAAAAAACAATTGATAAAGGCGTTTTTGAAATTAAAGTAGGTAACTCAATATCCAATATTGTACTGTATCAATCTTACGGGCCGCTCTCCAATTCTAATATTTTAGGTAATGACTTTTTAAAGGATTATGAAATTATAATTCCTAAGAAATCAAAATATATTTACCTCAATAAAATAGAAAAACCAGAATAATGTTTTTATCAAATAGTGTTTTTACTATATAGAAAAAGGAAAGCTTCATGAGGAATTATTTATTAACTATGGCATTGTTATTTTGCACTTGTACGAATGCTATGGAGGTAAAAAAATATATTCACCCAGTGCCTGTGTGGTCTGATCTTTTCACTGTGCAGGGCTATTTTTATAAAAAAGAATACAGGTTATTGGTTGATACGGGAAGTAGTTATTCGGTTTTTGGAAAAGATTTAATTGATGAAATAAGGTCATTAGATTCTAATTTAAAAATTAAGAGTATGTTTAGTGAGTTTTTAAGGCAAGATATTTTATATGCTGATAATGTTAAATTTTATTTAGATAAAAATTATGTTTATCCTTCAAGAATTTTTTTTTCTGATTTAATAAAAAACATTCCTTTTGAGATGGATGGAATATTGGGGTTTGAGTATTTGTATAATGTTGGTTTCAAAGTAAATTTTCAGGATAAAATTTTAATGCTAAATCCTAAAGAGTTTTATGGGAATAAAATTAAACTCAGGGTGAAAGATTATTACCCGCAGATAGAGGTTACTATTAATAAATGCAAATTTTCAATGGCTATAGATACCGGATCTACTAAAAGCTCACTAAAAGAAGAGGATTGGAATAGTTTAATGAGCTGTGGCTCGACCGAATTATACAAGGAAGAAATTTATGCAAGTAATGCACTGGAATCCATACATGAAAAAACAGTTGAAAAAGGTGTTTTTGAAATAAAAATTGGAAACTCGATATCTAATATTACATTGTCTAAATCTCATGGGCCACACTCCAATATTAATCTTTTGGGTAATGATTTATTAAAGGATTATGAAATGACAATACCTAAAAAATCAAAATATATTTACCTCAATAAAATAGAAAAACCAGAATAATGTTTTTATCAAATGGTATTTTCACTATATAGAAAAAGGAAAGCTTTATGAGGAATTATTTATTAACTATGGCATTGTTATTTTGCACTTGTACGAATGCTATGGAGGTAAAAAAAGATATTCACTCAGTGCCTGTATGGAATGATATTTTTACTGTGCAGGGCTATTTTTATGAAAAAGAATTTAAGTTGGTGATTGATACGGGAACCAGTTATTCAGTTGTAGGAAAAGATTTAATTGACGAAATAAAATCTTTATATCCTAACTTAAAAATTAAAAAGAAGTATAGTAAGTTTTTAAAGCAGGATATTTTATATTCTGACAAGGTTAAGTTCTATTTAGATGAAAATTATATATACCCTTCAAGACTTGGTTTTTCTGATTTAATAAAAAATCTCCCTTTTGAGACAGATGGAATATTGGGGTTTGAGTATTTGTATAATATCGGCTTCAAAATTAATTTTCAGGATGGTGCTTTAACACTCAACCCTAAAGAACTTTATGGAAATAAAGTTAGGCTGAAAGTGA from Cellvibrio japonicus Ueda107 includes:
- the nspC gene encoding carboxynorspermidine decarboxylase; amino-acid sequence: MQKREYFNHFNAARVPSPCFVIDKAAVEDNLKILNRVQRESGVKVLGALKAFSCWSLAPLFRQYLSGTCASGLHEARLGREEFGGEVHCYSAAYKESDLEQILEIADHVLFNSVTQWQQFKNLSLAAQKRRPQLAFGLRINPEHSEGDVPLYDPCAPCSRMGIPIASLDAAIVADPDFLQGISGFHFHTLCQQDLPPLERTLNAVIRRFGKYFKHIHWINFGGGHHISREDYQVDDLIAMLKNFQANYDLQVYLEPGEAVAIRSGVLVAEVVDITWNTVAQAILDTSATCHMPDVLEMPYRADILGAAMPNELAHTYRLGGMTCLAGDIIGDYSFAQPLQVGQRLVFDDMAHYTMVKTTTFNGINLPSIAVWDSRTDELEVIRQFGYEDFKTRLS
- a CDS encoding Na+/H+ antiporter, which translates into the protein MHTVTIVLVLLFAVVMSTFMVRLLPLKIPLPLLQIALGAGLSWLGFQVRFDSHLFLLLFIPPLLFLDGWRIPKGAFFRDWKTIISLATGLVVFTVIGLGYFIHWLIPAIPLAVAFALAAILSPTDPVAVSAIAANSPIHTRLMHILEGESLLNDASGLVCFSFAVTAMMTGSFAAGDAVLEFFIVAGGGICTGMAIVWIIGLLNRRLIQRTGEEPAIQILISLLIPFAAYLTAEHFGLSGILAAVVAGIAMHYHELSGPVLATTRMQRTSVWDTVQTALNGIIFILLGEQLPGMLASLPDIVQRNGITHTGYLPLYILVITLGLGVLRYLWVWISVRTTHFSSNFSPTAELENLYLLIMAAAGVRGAITLAGILTLPLLLLDGSAFPARDLAISIAMGVIMLSLLIASIALPMLTRHLPPDTCEHQTSHIESARLEITNAAIRRLETLSAVSGDDHNQQAIRAAAVSHLLDIYRRRLQHGDPDENTREKYRQVALLEYQLHIEALRAERDELYRLRLSGSLDDEAHRKLVREIDLMEASLSLRRI
- a CDS encoding HlyD family secretion protein gives rise to the protein METKLFRSQAVEHHKNRLHGDAIVTPRISHSLIVLFLLVWVAVVFLWLISNSYARKETVVGWLEPSAGVIRVYPEDTGTIKKVLVSEGDFVEKNQPLLIINGDRILTDGGNMEENLLNEYDVQKSLVNEQLARSNTIYKSQAKIINEKIHAAESELLMLKEQMTMLSRKHALISNQVERMSVLKKDGHISGYDYESVLSQELAVRIDIHNLTISKISKENLIEQMQSESNFLLYENQNRIDQLKEKLSDITQKIAQLNGRKSYVIKSPRAGVINNLQAIEGQKAVSGSAIPLLTLIPEEAKLIAHLLVPVRAIGFVEPGQNLEIAYDAFPYQRFGLYRGVIDSVSSTLMLPNEVLNVPYGLSEPVYKVTAHIQKQDISAYGKSLSLKSGMTLNAKISTGERSLIHWLFDPIYSLKGKM
- a CDS encoding peptidase domain-containing ABC transporter, with protein sequence MDSVANQTQSYSDRLVKFSSSSKLPVILQTETAECGLACLGMIAGYYGLVTDIVSLRKKFSISSKGTGLKTLMQLASLMNLSSRALRIDEDELNKIQLPCIAHWNMDHFIVIKSIGRKSVVIVDPNSGELEVSKKDFLKKFTGVVLELTPTSEFKKKEEKIKLSLGAFWSNIVGLKRGLTNILILSLILQLFALVAPFQMQLVVDDVLLNRDVSLLAVITLGFLFLLLIQISTKIIRKFLMFELSTRLTMQMSSNLFRHLIRLPVDYFNRRHMGDIISRFGSVGNVRDVITNGLIAAIIDGLMAILALILMFYYSVLLGFIVVAVVILYALIRYFFYSPFKRINEESIVVAAKESSHFIESVRAIQTIKIFQKETDRESQWKNKMADVINKDIKIFKWTIGYDTANDILFGIENLIVIYLAATLVLDNKISLGMLYAFMSYKGHFIASTIGLVDQYINYKMLDIHLSRLADIVYSEPENINSHLTKELVGSVSVVDENNVHVNSNNIIDGKIEVKNLSFKYSEHEPYIFQNVNFCIQPGETVAITGVSGCGKTTLIKCLMGLIQPTEGEIYIDDKPIRELSSYRSQIAGVMQDDALLAGDISDNITCFSSTIDMDNVIKYAAMASVHNDITRMPMQYKTLVGDMGSSLSGGQKQRIILARALYREPKILFLDEATSHLDSDNEHHVNQNIKRLSITRVFVAHRAETISFADRVINLG
- a CDS encoding retroviral-like aspartic protease family protein is translated as MALLFCTCTNAMEVKKDIHSVPVWNDIFTVQGYFYEKEFKLVIDTGTSYSVVGKDLIDEIKSLYPNLKIKKKYSKFLKQDILYSDKVKFYLDENYIYPSRLGFSDLIKNLPFETDGILGFEYLYNIGFKINFQDGALTLNPKELYGNKVRLKVKDYNPTIEVIINGCKFLMKIDTGANSSSLKEKDWNRLMQCGSAEIYKEEIYTSNAFQSMHEAIIEKGVFEMKIGDSISNITLYKAHGALSNSSLLGNDILKDYEMTIPKKSKYVYLYKMEKSE